ATGCTACACACAGCCCATCCCCAAATCAAAACAACACACAATACGTACACACAACACACAATACACACAGGTCTAAAACAATGTTGAAGAAGTCTTTTGCTTTCGGTTTACTCGCTGCTGGTTTGATGGTTGCTCCTGGTGCGGCTCTAGCAGATGTTCAAAGCAACCAACAAAACGCGACTCAAAATGGTGCTGCTGCCGGTTTTGGTAACACAGTAGTTAACCAAGCTGACCAAACAGCTATCCAAGATATCACCAAGATTAAGAATGGTGTTTCCTGTCACGGTAGCTACAATGCTCAAATTTCTGGTCAAAACTTGCAACAAAACGGTGCTGCTGTTGGTACTGCTAACACCGTTGCTAACGTTGGTAGCCAAGCTGCTCTACAAAACGCTACCGAGATTGCTAACGGTTTCCACAACTGCTACTAAGTTCTACTGAAGCTGAAGGGATGATGCTGCACACAGCCCATCCCCAAACAACAAAATCACAACCTTTCTCTCAGTAATAACACACAGTACACAGTAGATACAGGTTAAAAACAATGTTGAAGAAGTCTTTTGCTTTCGGTTTACTAGCTGCTGGTTTGATGATTGCTCCTGGTGCTGCTTTAGCTGATGTTCAAAGCAGCCAACAAAGCACAACTCAAAATGGAGCTGCTGTTGGTACTGCTAATACCATTGTTAACGAAGCTACACAAACAGCTGTCCAAGGCATCACTAAAATTAAGAATGGTATTTCTTGCCAAGCTACCTTCAACGGTCAAATATCTGATCAGAACCTTTCCCAAAATGGAGCTGCTGTTGGTGTAGTTAATACTGTAGCAAACGTTGGTGGTCAACTGGCTCAACAAACCGCTACTGAGATTGCTAACGGCATAACCAACTGTAACTAAAGTTAACTAAGTTGGGAAGCGAGATGATTTGATAGGTGCATCTCCCAATCAAAAAATCAAAACTGCCAGAAATCAAGAGGCGTTACTAACCCTAAGGCCAGTAACGCCAAATCTAAATCAACAACATACAACAACACAAGAGGTCAACAAATATGTTTAGTAAAGTTAAAACTTTTGGTTTTGTAATTACTGCCCTGATTATAGCTCCTTCTACTGCTTTTGCTCAAGATTTTCAGGGAAACCAGCAAAACATCGATCAAGTAGGTGTTGCAACTGGTCGCGGTAATACAGTTGTTAATAATGCTAATCAGCAGAGCATCCAAAACTCAACCAGCGTTGGTAATGGTTACTGCAAACCAGGTGGTAATGTACAGGTTTCCAACCAAAATATCCAACAAACTGGGGTTGCTGTTGGTGAGTTCAACACAGTTGTAAATCAAGCCAACCAGCTTTCTGTTCAAGATGCACTGAAGATAGCTAACGGCTACTGCCGCTAAATTTAGCTATACAAGTCTAGACAAGCTTAAGTGATGAGGCGTTGTCTTCTCTAAGAGCGACAAAACCATTTCCTCATTCCAGCAACGCCAACTCAGTTAAGACCAAGGTTAACCGACTTTCCTGGTAAAACAAAAAATCGGTTTTTTCTGATATGTGAGGTATTCACGCCATGCCTGCTAAACTTTCAATTTCCATACTTGCACTCTCTGCGCTGATGGTATTACCTGCCGGAATAGCCACAGCAGGCGACATTGACATTCAAAACGGCAATAGTAGGGTAATAGTCGATTCAAACAACGGTATTACGATTAGAAACAATCCCAGATCAACAACAAGCATATATCCTCTCCGCTTGCCTAATTCTGGAGTACGTATCCAAAAAAATGGTATCTATACTGTTCCGACTGTAAAAATCCCTCAAACTGTTGTTGTTCCTCAAACTGTTAAGGTTCCTAAAAACACACGCAGCTACTGTACCGGCAGAACTTGGTCACAACAAACTGTGCAAAATTCCATTAACGGCTCTAACCGTACTTACAGTTCTACAACCACATCTACCTGTAAATAGTTCAAGAGGTTACGATCATCATGAAATTTAAGTTTCTTTCTCTGGGTTTGTTCTCACTGACTGTTGTTTCTCCCCTTTTCGCTCCTTCTTTTACTCGTCCTGCATCGGCATTAGGTTGTGTCATCACTGATGTAGCAGTACAAGTAGATGTTAGCGGTTCTAAAGCACCAGCTCAGCAAACACATAATCCAAATCAGCAGTTTGGAGAAGATTGTGTTGGTAACAGTGTTACCAATACATCTACCCAAGTCAATACTGGTCCTAACTCTGCTCAACAAAATGTAAATAGTAATTCAGTTGTAGGTGGAGGTGCTACCAGCAACATTCCTGGTAAAGGAGATGTAGGTGTGGATGTTCACGTTCCAGTGAAGGTATATAACCCTGCTGCTGATCCCAACTTTCTTAATGGTGTTGGTGTTCCACGTTAAAGCTGATCAAGAAGATACAAATTTAAATATTAAATTTTCCGAAGTCTTCTAGTTCAAGAGCTTCGGATTAATTAATGTTTTGACTAAAGTCTAAACTGGGTTTTTTGCGATAGTTTTGAATTGAGCGCGATCGCTTTATTGTTAAAGACCCGGTTTTTTTGCAGGTTCGTTCAGACCCAATTTTTCTATAAGCATTCAAGCAGGTGGGTGAGTTCCATACCTGCTGTTACCCGTATTGAGCTATGAAAAAGCTATTATTTATCACCTGCTGCTTAGTTTTTATCACTACCATTTCCGCAGCTTTGGCTCAGAATTTCATTAGCATCCAAACTTCTTCTGTTCATGTGGACAGCAATAGTGATGATATGAGAAACTCCAGTACTTTTAGTCAGCAGTCTAGCTATTCTTCCGGATACCAAACAAGCTCAGTCAGTTTAAGTGCTACTGATCTTCGTCAACCCCATATTTTGCGGATTAGTACTTCTGGTAGCCAATTGAGTGGTGACATTATTCTAGATGGTAAAGTTGTGAAACGACTTAGCAGTAGCCAAGCGGAAATTAATCTATCACCTTTACTATCGCCTGGAGAGCATATAGTTGAGATTTCCGGACGCTATGCTCCTGCATCATCTGGAGTTAGTGTAGAACTGAGTGGCCCTGGTATCAGTTCCTCCCAACAAACAAGTGGAAATGGTCTTTTAAATTACACTCTCAACTTAAGTGTACGCTAGTACTACACGGTAAATTAATATAGCAAGCCTATTGCATAAAGGCAGAAAGCAGAAGAGAATAATGCTGATTACGTTTAGTATTTAAGCGTATTCTTGACTTGTATTGATTTCTGCCA
Above is a genomic segment from Fischerella sp. JS2 containing:
- a CDS encoding filamentous hemagglutinin — translated: MLKKSFAFGLLAAGLMVAPGAALADVQSNQQNATQNGAAAGFGNTVVNQADQTAIQDITKIKNGVSCHGSYNAQISGQNLQQNGAAVGTANTVANVGSQAALQNATEIANGFHNCY
- a CDS encoding filamentous hemagglutinin, coding for MLKKSFAFGLLAAGLMIAPGAALADVQSSQQSTTQNGAAVGTANTIVNEATQTAVQGITKIKNGISCQATFNGQISDQNLSQNGAAVGVVNTVANVGGQLAQQTATEIANGITNCN